One genomic window of Gossypium hirsutum isolate 1008001.06 chromosome D11, Gossypium_hirsutum_v2.1, whole genome shotgun sequence includes the following:
- the LOC121223493 gene encoding uncharacterized protein has product MDQIETGAKFCGEIAKVRNTAFKIEIKEEGPDAKFYHLGPGRADPPRVGSPRGYSPIRRRFGATETGPKRRRFAIVTKPRISQKKNNSFSFFLCTKQQRNPLLGFSYPNPLRRHSSTPALRSRRVRRRSGGFGDRGKSGANGVRGGPKRAAIGEHNGGCCGAGVKGARVFYLGFFC; this is encoded by the exons atggaccaaattgaaacaggCGCGAAATTTTGTGGCGAAATTGCAAAGGTGCGAAATACTGCATTTAAAATCGAAATAAAAGAGGAAGGACCGGACGCAAAATTCTACCATTTAGGCCCAggacgcgcggatcctccccgggtcgggtcaccgcgcgggtatAGCCctatacggcgccgttttggggcCACAGAAACAGgccctaaacgacgccgttttgcaaTCGTTACAAAACCCAGAAtttcccaaaaaaaaaacaactcattttcctttttcctttgcACCAAACAGCAGAGAAAtcctctgctagggttttcaTACCCAAACCCTTTGCGCCGCCATTCGTCCACGCCGGCGCTTCGATCGCGACGGGTACGGCGACGATCCGGCGGCTTCGGCGACAGAG GTAAGAGTGGAGCAAACGGCGTGCGTGGGGGGCCGAAACGTGCGGCGATCGGAGAGCACAATGGAGGCTGTTGCGGCGCTGGAGTAAAAGGAGCTAGGGTTTTTTACTTAGGTTTTTTTTGCTGA
- the LOC107934974 gene encoding disease resistance protein RUN1 gives MQKLMKHQVFLSLGEDTRLNFSNHLVNALEKVGINVFPDNDSLKKGEKLPPTYSRAISASNLSILVLSKAYASSKSCLGEPSDIMDRKHNPTDKHIVLPVFYHVDPSDVRNSGGHFKTSFEEHESEQPADRVQQWKTAFAEVGKLKGWHIEGGKFDRPETEYIKDVENVIKKLTNIGFESASEELLGIEYQKNAMLKLIKQKDCRVIGLWGMGGQGKSTLAEAVYKKLSSEFESHCFLQNVREEIKKQGKESLRNKFLSELLKSNVDIGTPSIGSTLSQERLNKMKVLVVLDDVDDSDQIDYMGVKHFGYGSKTIITSRDRQGLESGGADTIHEVKGLNENGSLQLFSTFAFKQLNPAVGFQDLSRRFVKYAQGNPLALKVLGSDLNKRSVNYWESKVEKLKDCPPEKKISEALKSSYDGLDLVEQNTFLDIACFFKGEPIKRTKLILSGCYKGAECGINKLVDKCLINVSLVILVILQCAVSDVHL, from the exons ATGCAAAAGTTGATGAAGCATCAAGTTTTCTTAAGCTTAGGTGAAGACACACGCCTCAACTTCTCCAATCACCTAGTCAATGCTTTGGAAAAAGTAGGAATTAATGTCTTCCCCGATAACGATTCACTGAAAAAAGGGGAGAAACTTCCGCCAACATATTCTCGAGCAATTTCGGCCTCAAATCTCTCAATCCTCGTTTTATCTAAAGCCTATGCTTCTTCAAAATCATGCTTAGGCGAACCTTCTGACATCATGGATCGCAAGCACAATCCCACTGACAAACATATTGTTCTTCCCGTCTTTTACCATGTTGATCCTTCGGATGTGCGAAATAGTGGTGGGCATTTTAAGACATCCTTCGAAGAGCATGAATCAGAGCAACCAGCTGATAGAGTACAACAATGGAAAACTGCTTTTGCAGAGGTCGGTAAATTAAAAGGGTGGCATATAGAAGGAGGCAAATTTGACAG aCCTGAAACCGAGTACATTAAAGATGTTGAAAATGTTATAAAAAAGTTGACGAATATTGGGTTTGAAAGTGCTTCTGAAGAATTGCTTGGAATAGAATATCAGAAAAATGCGATGTTGAAGCTGATTAAGCAAAAAGACTGTCGTGTAATAGGACTTTGGGGAATGGGTGGTCAAGGCAAGTCAACCCTTGCTGAGGCTGTATATAAAAAACTCTCTTCAGAGTTTGAAAGTCATTGCTTTCTTCAAAATGTTAGAgaggaaataaaaaaacaagggaAGGAATCCTTAcgaaataaatttctttcggaattatTGAAATCAAATGTTGATATAGGCACCCCCTCCATTGGATCCACTTTAAGTCAAGAGAGACTCAACAAGATGAAAGTACTTGTTGTCCTTGATGATGTTGATGACTCAGACCAAATAGATTATATGGGTGTTAAACATTTTGGTTATGGAAGTAAAACCATTATAACATCAAGAGATAGACAAGGGCTTGAGAGTGGAGGAGCTGACACAATACATGAGGTGAAAGGGTTAAATGAGAACGGTTCTCTTCAACTTTTTTCTACCTTTGCGTTTAAGCAGTTGAATCCCGCAGTTGGCTTTCAAGATCTATCCCGTAGGTTTGTAAAGTACGCTCAAGGCAATCCACTTGCTCTTAAAGTTTTGGGTTCTGatttaaataaaagaagtgtaaatTATTGGGAAAGTAAGGTGGAGAAGCTAAAGGACTGTCCcccagaaaaaaaaatttcagagGCTTTGAAAAGTAGTTATGATGGGTTAGATTTAGTAGAGCAGAATACATTTCTTGACATTGCATGCTTCTTTAAAGGGGAACCCATAAAAAGAACAAAACTTATTCTAAGTGGTTGTTATAAGGGTGCAGAGTGTGGAATAAACAAATTGGTTGACAAATGCCTCATCAATGTCTCATTGGTTATTTTGGTTATTCTACAATGCGCAGTTTCAGACGTCcacttataa